A window from Mauremys reevesii isolate NIE-2019 linkage group 9, ASM1616193v1, whole genome shotgun sequence encodes these proteins:
- the LOC120371904 gene encoding uncharacterized protein LOC120371904, which yields MERVKRMLRRKAGQVAPEPAGNISQPSQEESGPSVPAGREEACGQGKERHSVACWRRRKTPAPLADPEAPSGPKWRWPRVQLWRKEPGEGRSRGRQLWGFLHRKPRSQELRPRAQQETSTTLAMEEPPAVTTLAMEEPPAVTTLAMEEPPAITTLATAEPPASPEQELSNCATNTSSSAYSCGASSSSVGSGSPEFEGSLFGETPSA from the exons atggagcgagTAAAACGgatgctcaggaggaaggccgggcaggtggctccagagccagcagGAAACATCAGCCAGCCGTCCCAGGAggagagcggcccctctgtccctGCGGGCAGGGAAGAGGCTTGTGGCCAGGGTAAAGAGAGGCACTCCGTCgcatgctggaggaggaggaagacaccagctcccctagctgaccctgaggcaccttctgggccgaaatggaggtggccccgggtacagctatggaggaaggagccaggagagggcaggagccggggaaggcagctctggggcttccttcacaggaagccaaggagccaagagctgcgccccagggcccagcaggagacGTCCACCACTCTGGCCatggaggagcctcccgccgtTACCACTCTGGCCatggaggagcctcccgccgtTACCACTCTGGCCatggaggagcctcccgccattACCACCCTGGCAACTGCGGAGCCTCCTGCCAGTCCAGAACAGGAGTTGAGCAACTGTGCGACAAACACCAGCAGCTCCGCATACTcctgcggggccagcagctcctccgtggggtctggcAGCCCTGAGTTTgaaggctccctctttggag agacccccagtgccTAG